A single genomic interval of Syntrophaceae bacterium harbors:
- a CDS encoding preprotein translocase subunit TatB: MSATRIDARGLSCPQPVVLTSKAIEAGAESLEVLVDNEVSKENVLRLAKRHRMQAAVREEGPDIVIEIKT, from the coding sequence ATGAGCGCAACGCGAATCGATGCCCGCGGCCTTTCCTGCCCCCAGCCCGTCGTGCTGACGAGCAAGGCCATCGAGGCAGGCGCGGAGAGCCTGGAGGTCCTCGTCGACAACGAGGTGTCCAAGGAAAACGTCCTTCGCCTGGCAAAGCGGCACAGGATGCAGGCCGCGGTCCGCGAGGAAGGGCCCGATATTGTCATCGAAATCAAAACGTAG
- a CDS encoding DUF4124 domain-containing protein, translating to MHKAADAQTIYKYTDRDGTVVLTDRPPKGVQAQPVVSGKPAAAPAPEAVEQAGPQLPPGAVTAEEAIRQRDRQLDEVVRTVKERDRERELERQRRLQEAERLEAQAREPMPATRENRQRQFELLQEAQRLRQGD from the coding sequence GTGCACAAAGCGGCCGACGCGCAGACGATCTACAAGTACACCGACCGGGACGGGACCGTTGTGCTCACGGACAGGCCCCCGAAGGGGGTGCAGGCCCAGCCCGTCGTGTCGGGGAAACCGGCCGCCGCGCCTGCGCCGGAAGCCGTGGAACAGGCGGGACCGCAGCTCCCTCCCGGTGCCGTGACGGCCGAGGAGGCCATCCGGCAGAGGGACCGGCAGCTCGACGAGGTGGTCAGGACGGTGAAGGAGCGGGACCGGGAGAGGGAACTCGAGAGGCAGCGGCGGCTCCAGGAAGCGGAGCGCCTCGAGGCCCAGGCCCGCGAGCCCATGCCCGCGACGAGGGAGAACCGCCAGCGCCAGTTCGAGCTCCTCCAGGAGGCCCAGAGGCTCAGGCAGGGGGATTGA
- the selD gene encoding selenide, water dikinase SelD, with product MGPEDLSRALEGLPVIKDPNLIVGLEGNEDAGVYRLRDDLAIIQTVDFFTPIVDDPYTFGQIAATNSLSDVYAMGGRPITALNIICFPPKKLDMSVLQAILRGGLDKMTEAGVVLVGGHSVEDDEPKYGLSVTGVIHPDRVLRNRGGRPGDKLILTKALGTGIVSTAIKGEEAAPALVEQAVRAMTTLNRTAAELMTQMPVIHACTDVTGFGMLGHACEMIEGSDVGLKINASAVPYFEGVRELVESGYVPGGLYRNKNFRMPMIDVEPSCPDWLLEILFDPQTAGGLLIALPAGDAETLVRRMREAGIRDAAVVGEVIASPKGKIIVR from the coding sequence ATCGGTCCGGAGGACCTGAGCAGAGCCCTGGAGGGGCTCCCCGTCATCAAGGATCCCAACCTGATCGTCGGCCTCGAGGGCAACGAGGACGCGGGCGTCTACCGACTGCGCGACGACCTGGCCATCATCCAGACGGTCGACTTCTTCACGCCCATCGTCGACGACCCCTACACCTTCGGGCAGATCGCCGCGACGAACTCCCTCTCCGACGTCTATGCCATGGGCGGCAGGCCGATCACGGCCCTGAACATCATCTGCTTCCCCCCGAAGAAGCTCGACATGTCGGTCCTGCAGGCCATCCTGCGCGGCGGGCTGGACAAGATGACCGAGGCGGGCGTCGTGCTCGTCGGGGGCCACAGCGTGGAGGACGACGAGCCGAAATACGGCCTCTCCGTGACGGGCGTCATCCACCCCGACCGGGTCCTGCGCAACCGCGGGGGCCGGCCGGGAGACAAACTGATCCTGACCAAGGCGCTCGGCACGGGCATCGTCAGCACGGCAATCAAGGGGGAGGAGGCCGCCCCGGCCCTCGTCGAACAGGCCGTCCGGGCCATGACGACCCTGAACCGCACGGCCGCCGAGCTGATGACGCAGATGCCCGTCATCCACGCCTGCACGGACGTGACGGGGTTCGGCATGCTGGGGCATGCCTGCGAGATGATCGAGGGAAGCGACGTGGGGCTGAAGATCAACGCCTCGGCCGTCCCCTACTTCGAGGGGGTGCGGGAACTCGTGGAAAGCGGCTACGTGCCGGGCGGGCTCTACCGCAACAAGAACTTCCGGATGCCGATGATCGACGTCGAACCGTCTTGCCCGGATTGGCTGCTGGAGATCCTCTTCGACCCGCAGACCGCGGGCGGCCTTCTCATCGCCCTGCCGGCAGGGGATGCGGAAACGCTTGTCCGGCGCATGCGCGAGGCCGGGATCCGGGATGCGGCCGTGGTGGGTGAAGTGATCGCGTCGCCGAAGGGGAAAATCATCGTCCGGTGA
- a CDS encoding DUF3343 domain-containing protein: MFFKSGKKNGFEGGGLVLFESVEEAMGGERALKAAEIENRLVAPPPELRRGCDLALEINLVEKPAVERALQERKASFLDILPMRGDAELLQVVKVTDFGEAVMVKAGNMKLTFDKASGVVLNISGGGCPDIPYLHAEMLGLPLEQAPRPKALGRTLCALMLDRAYEQSLEIRKNGNG, translated from the coding sequence ATGTTTTTCAAGTCCGGCAAAAAGAACGGTTTCGAGGGCGGCGGGCTCGTCCTGTTCGAGAGCGTGGAAGAGGCCATGGGCGGCGAGCGGGCCCTGAAGGCGGCCGAAATCGAAAACCGTCTCGTGGCGCCCCCGCCCGAGCTGCGCCGGGGCTGTGACCTGGCACTCGAGATCAATCTCGTGGAAAAGCCGGCCGTCGAGCGGGCGCTGCAGGAGCGCAAGGCCTCCTTCCTGGACATTTTGCCCATGCGGGGCGACGCGGAGCTGCTGCAGGTCGTCAAGGTGACCGACTTCGGCGAGGCCGTCATGGTCAAGGCGGGCAACATGAAGCTGACCTTCGACAAGGCATCGGGCGTCGTGCTGAACATCTCGGGCGGCGGATGCCCCGACATCCCCTACCTGCACGCCGAGATGCTGGGCTTGCCGCTGGAGCAGGCCCCGCGGCCGAAAGCGCTGGGCCGCACGCTCTGCGCCCTCATGCTGGACCGCGCCTACGAGCAGTCGCTCGAAATCCGGAAGAACGGCAACGGGTGA
- a CDS encoding sugar kinase yields MLLVCGTAPLKTLPLTEGDARLDGDLLRIGSAEVPCTQGTAALVSAACKTLEYLDQPPPRVLLAGDDGSGKGSRQLYERLIADLPRLAPRVLLLHYMLPIMGLMRRVSESASKAPRRPFMIADAAAMYAAKAAGIAREFDLFTPDLSELAFLADPQATHPAYVSRHLFEWDSSRIPEMVAAAYASGSAARTLVVKGATDHIAQDGRILDTLSEPDVPALEAIGGTGDTISGMVGALVHAGYGEVTAARIAVRANRTAGLYAGATPATRIRQVIEALPRVFADHLDEWARQAQVERAERSAS; encoded by the coding sequence ATGCTGCTCGTCTGCGGGACCGCCCCGCTCAAGACGCTGCCCCTGACCGAGGGTGATGCGAGGCTCGACGGGGACCTCCTGCGCATCGGCAGCGCCGAAGTCCCCTGCACGCAGGGCACGGCGGCCCTGGTGAGCGCCGCCTGCAAGACGCTGGAATACCTGGATCAGCCCCCGCCCCGGGTGCTGCTCGCGGGCGACGACGGGTCCGGCAAGGGCAGCCGGCAGCTCTACGAGCGCCTGATTGCCGATCTGCCCCGCCTGGCCCCCCGGGTTCTCCTGCTGCATTACATGCTGCCCATCATGGGGCTCATGCGCAGGGTCAGCGAGTCGGCCTCGAAGGCGCCGCGGCGTCCCTTCATGATCGCCGACGCGGCGGCCATGTACGCCGCCAAGGCGGCGGGGATCGCCCGCGAGTTCGACCTCTTCACGCCGGACCTCTCGGAGCTGGCCTTCCTGGCGGACCCGCAGGCCACCCACCCCGCCTACGTGAGCCGGCACCTCTTCGAGTGGGACAGCTCGCGCATCCCCGAGATGGTCGCGGCCGCCTACGCCAGCGGGAGCGCCGCCCGGACACTCGTCGTCAAGGGCGCGACGGACCACATCGCGCAGGACGGCAGGATCCTCGACACCCTGTCCGAGCCGGACGTGCCGGCCCTCGAGGCCATCGGGGGAACGGGGGACACGATCAGCGGGATGGTGGGGGCCCTCGTCCACGCCGGGTACGGCGAGGTCACGGCGGCCCGCATCGCCGTCCGGGCGAACCGCACGGCCGGGCTCTACGCCGGGGCCACGCCGGCGACGCGGATCCGGCAGGTCATCGAGGCCCTGCCCCGGGTCTTTGCCGATCACCTCGACGAGTGGGCGCGGCAGGCGCAAGTCGAAAGAGCGGAAAGGAGCGCATCGTGA